A single window of Ptychodera flava strain L36383 chromosome 3 unlocalized genomic scaffold, AS_Pfla_20210202 Scaffold_25__1_contigs__length_14229661_pilon, whole genome shotgun sequence DNA harbors:
- the LOC139125479 gene encoding tyrosine kinase receptor Cad96Ca-like has protein sequence MPPTYTTSADIKYPKKRYDQDWYLPRGKASDAPKDPVNGYALPTIVIVFIAIGGVLIITLIIVFIVWWCRRQSDTNKEEEEGPNLEEREEPEGIDYTKLDRSDSQRPRDVYMGLVDVKTDRAKQTRSAYESTKRRKENDYEIQTQKSWEYPRDNIIIQDTIGSGEFGKVMKAAAFGVYEKDQWTTVAVKILKDDAKSSEKEELMREINLMKKLPPHPNVVSLLRCCTDEDPIYLIMEYVSRGNLHDYLRKSKTNTLSNYKNLYPKSKYLTPRDLISFAWQIAQGMAFLSERECVHRDLAARNILIGEHKTCKISDFGFARGVLDTDELEKKTEGLLPIRWMAPESLLYDVYSTESDVWSYGILLWEIVTLGSTPYQRMSSLDVVDKVPVGYRMPKPTHCEQQIYDIMTNCWQDSPTQRPTFEDISEELEEMATAEKDFISLEDFEAEVQQDHREAKRERRTLDRRSVVGLSENV, from the exons aTGCCACCAACGTACACCACTAGTGCGGATATAAAATATCCCAAAAAACGATACGATCAAGATTGGTATCTTCCAAGAG GCAAAGCATCAGATGCCCCCAAGGACCCTGTCAACGGATACGCTCTTCCAACTATAGTAATCGTGTTCATCGCAATCGGCGGAGTCTTAATAATCACTTTGATAATAGTCTTCATTGTTTGGTGGTGCAGACGACAATCAGACACAAATAAAG AGGAAGAAGAGGGTCCAAACCTGGAAGAGAG GGAGGAGCCCGAAGGCATTGACTATACTAAGTTGGACCGCTCCGATTCCCAAAGACCTCGAGATGTGTACATGGGACTCGTAGACGTGAAAACTGATCGTG CGAAACAGACGAGGTCAGCTTATGAG TCAACGAAGAGAAGAAAGGAAAACGACTATGAAATTCAAACCCAAAAATCCTGGGAATATCCTCGAGATAATATTATCATTCAAGACACGATTGGAAGTGGTGAATTCGGCAAAGTTATGAAGGCCGCAGCGTTTGGAGTCTACGAGAAAGACCAGTGGACTACAGTGGCTGTGAAAATACTGAAAG ACGACGCTAAAAGCAGTGAAAAGGAAGAGCTTATGAGAGAAATCAACTTAATGAAGAAATTGCCACCACATCCCAATGTTGTTTCGCTCCTCAGGTGCTGCACAGATGAAG ACCCTATCTACCTGATTATGGAATACGTGTCTCGTGGGAATCTCCATGATTATCTTAGGAAGAGCAAGACAAACACTCTATCCAACTACAAAAACTTGTACCCTAAGAGTAAATATCTGACACCACGTGATCTGATTTCCTTCGCCTGGCAAATCGCCCAGGGAATGGCCTTTCTCTCTGAAAGGGAG TGTGTACACAGGGATCTTGCAGCTAGGAACATTCTGATCGGGGAACATAAGACGTGCAAGATTTCTGATTTTGGCTTTGCACGGGGAGTGTTAGATACTGACGAACTCGAAAAGAAAACAGAG GGTTTACTTCCAATCCGTTGGATGGCCCCTGAAAGCCTTCTGTACGACGTGTATTCCACTGAGAGTGACGTTTGGTCATATGGCATCTTACTGTGGGAGATAGTAACATTAG GGTCAACACCGTATCAGAGAATGTCATCCCTTGATGTCGTCGACAAGGTACCTGTAGGTTACAGAATGCCTAAGCCTACACACTGCGAACAGCAAAT TTATGACATCATGACAAATTGTTGGCAAGATTCACCGACGCAAAGACCGACGTTCGAAGATATCAGTGAAGAGCTTGAAGAAATGGCAACAGCGGAAAAG
- the LOC139125194 gene encoding uncharacterized protein: MSIHHIIPEVRRIYLIFNFFDLEHDPDYIEIGTGTLISDRDNRLHRYSGSHKIPDFVKVKSNKVWIQFYTDKSEKRQGFNISYSADPGPPSVPRIIINNEQVMEGDRVTLTCLATGIPPPDYKWYFNGKYLDGKDNQYTIAAVSIGDSGQYSCTATNEENTTMSSIYLTSYAPKQTIHFHGKLFTSVYRYFCLLPLPSFYYAFANVDENVEVKQRPPEKKRQSLLVIVGHRPLMKNEYAAMKITIWNHRRIYIVKLVFRWKNWEKIIPALCHGIHT; encoded by the exons ATGTCTATACATCATATCATCCCGGAAGTACGACGTATCTATCTGATTTTTAACTTCTTTGACCTTGAACATGATCCGGATTACATCGAAATCGGTACTGGTACACTTATCAGTGATCGTGACAACAGACTACACAGATATTCCGGAAGTCATAAGATTCCAGATTTCGTCAAAGTCAAGTCTAACAAAGTGTGGATTCAGTTTTATACTGACAAAAGTGAAAAACGACAAGGGTTTAACATATCTTATTCAGCAG ATCCCGGGCCTCCAAGCGTTCCAAGGATTATCATCAATAACGAACAGGTCATGGAGGGTGACAGAGTAACTTTGACATGTCTTGCAACCGGGATCCCACCTCCTGATTATAAATGGTATTTCAATGGGAAATATTTGGATGGCAAGGACAACCAATACACCATTGCTGCTGTCTCCATAGGTGATTCTGGACAGTATTCGTGTACTGCCACAAATGAAGAAAATACAACCATGTCATCCATATACTTGACGTCTTAC GCACCAAAACAGACTATACATTTCCATGGAAAGTTATTTACATCGGTATACcggtatttttgtttgttaccACTGCCATCATTTTACTATGCATTTGCAAATGTCGACGAGAACGTCGAAGTGAAACAACGACCGCCAGAGAAGAAACGACAG TCTTTACTTGTAATTGTAGGGCACCGGCCACTAATGAAGAACGAATATGCAG CGATGAAAATTACTATCTGGAACCACAGGagaatatatattgtgaaattggTATTCCGATGGAAGAACTGG GAAAAAATAATTCCTGCACTTTGCCACGGGATACATACGTAA